A genomic segment from Perca flavescens isolate YP-PL-M2 chromosome 13, PFLA_1.0, whole genome shotgun sequence encodes:
- the htatsf1 gene encoding 17S U2 SnRNP complex component HTATSF1 isoform X2: MSGQSNANKDFLDQLRMQELYDRRNEDGSSDPNTYIDPEDGTVYDWDHEKKAFFPQITEDFIAAYQANYGFTQDGHPDANNAAVSSSNPAASEPDSKPLEKEKPENATQNPDPDQDETAAKEAKHKGEKRKADPGWFDIDDNKNTNVYVSGLPPDISSEEFAELMSKCGIVMRDPITEEYKVKLYKDKEGNLKGDGLCCYLKKESVALALRLIDESEVRGYRLHVEAARFELKGQYDASKKKKKNKDYKKKMQQQQKQLDWRPEKQGEVRKRHEKVVIIRNMFHPSDFEEDPLELNEYREDLRSECEKFGGVKKVILFDRHPDGVASVAFKEPEQADACIQSFNGRWFGGRQLTAELWDGTTDYQVEETTREREERLKGWSTFLDGGNQGQQNNTSKPAEGSTTTTEPTEPSSTTEPEQHPKTEPQKQEEEREADSTDSSLAGSDDEEA; the protein is encoded by the exons ATGAGTGGTCAATCAAATGCCAACAAAGACTTTTTGGATCAGCTGCGGATGCAGGAGCTCTATGACCGGAGAAATGAGGACGGCTCCTCTGACCCCAACACCTACATTGACCCAGAGGATGGGACTGTGTATGACTGGGACCATGAAAAGAAGGCCTTTTTCCCTCAA ATAACAGAGGACTTCATTGCAGCCTACCAGGCCAACTATGGCTTCACTCAGGATGGCCATCCAGATGCCAACAACGCTGCAGTGAGCAGCTCCAACCCAGCAGCCTCAGAACCAGACAGCAAGCCCTTAGAAAAGGAGAAACCAGAAAATGCTACCCAAAACCCGGACCCAGACCAGGATGAAACTGCAGCTAAAGAAGCCAAACATAAAGGGGAGAAGAGGAAAGCAGATCCAG GATGGTTTGATATCgatgacaataaaaacacaaacgtCTATGTATCAG GCCTGCCTCCTGACATCAGCAGTGAGGAGTTTGCTGAGTTGATGTCCAAGTGCGGCATTGTTATGCGGGACCCCATTACAGAAGAGTACAAGGTCAAACTCTACAAGGACAAAGAGGGAAATCTGAAGGGAGATGGCCTCTGCTGCTATCTCAAG AAGGAGTCAGTGGCATTGGCTCTGCGTCTTATTGACGAGTCAGAGGTCCGAGGTTACAGACTCCACGTGGAAGCAGCACGGTTTGAGCTAAAGGGCCAGTATGATGCcagcaaaaagaagaagaagaacaaagaTTATAAGAAGAagatgcagcagcaacagaa ACAGTTGGACTGGAGGCCAGAGAAGCAAGGAGAAGTGAGGAAGAGACATGAAAAAGTTGTCATCATTAGGAACATGTTCCACCCCAGTGACTTTGAG GAAGACCCACTGGAGCTGAATGAGTATCGCGAGGATCTGCGGTCAGAGTGTGAGAAGTTTGGGGGGGTCAAGAAGGTCATCCTCTTCGAT AGACACCCAGACGGCGTGGCATCAGTCGCATTTAAGGAGCCTGAGCAAGCTGATGCATGCATTCAGTCGTTTAATGGTCGCTGGTTTGGAGGAAGGCAGCTGACTGCTGAGCTTTGGGATGGAACGACAGACTATCAG GTGGAAGAGACAACACGTGAGCGGGAGGAGCGACTGAAGGGTTGGTCTACTTTCCTGGATGGAGGCAATCAGGGCCAGCAGAACAACACCTCCAagccagcagagggcagcacCACCACTACAGAACCCACAGAACCCTCCAGCACCACGGAGCCTGAACAGCATCCAAAAACAGAACcacagaaacaggaagaggaaagggAAGCAGactctacagacagcagcctggCAGGAAGTGATGATGAGGAAGCCTAG
- the htatsf1 gene encoding 17S U2 SnRNP complex component HTATSF1 isoform X1 — MLLFFFGVLRQLASYALHYCLLLMSGQSNANKDFLDQLRMQELYDRRNEDGSSDPNTYIDPEDGTVYDWDHEKKAFFPQITEDFIAAYQANYGFTQDGHPDANNAAVSSSNPAASEPDSKPLEKEKPENATQNPDPDQDETAAKEAKHKGEKRKADPGWFDIDDNKNTNVYVSGLPPDISSEEFAELMSKCGIVMRDPITEEYKVKLYKDKEGNLKGDGLCCYLKKESVALALRLIDESEVRGYRLHVEAARFELKGQYDASKKKKKNKDYKKKMQQQQKQLDWRPEKQGEVRKRHEKVVIIRNMFHPSDFEEDPLELNEYREDLRSECEKFGGVKKVILFDRHPDGVASVAFKEPEQADACIQSFNGRWFGGRQLTAELWDGTTDYQVEETTREREERLKGWSTFLDGGNQGQQNNTSKPAEGSTTTTEPTEPSSTTEPEQHPKTEPQKQEEEREADSTDSSLAGSDDEEA, encoded by the exons atgcttctcttcttctttgggGTTTTACGGCAGTTGGCATCCTATGCGTTGCACTACTGCCTCCTACTG ATGAGTGGTCAATCAAATGCCAACAAAGACTTTTTGGATCAGCTGCGGATGCAGGAGCTCTATGACCGGAGAAATGAGGACGGCTCCTCTGACCCCAACACCTACATTGACCCAGAGGATGGGACTGTGTATGACTGGGACCATGAAAAGAAGGCCTTTTTCCCTCAA ATAACAGAGGACTTCATTGCAGCCTACCAGGCCAACTATGGCTTCACTCAGGATGGCCATCCAGATGCCAACAACGCTGCAGTGAGCAGCTCCAACCCAGCAGCCTCAGAACCAGACAGCAAGCCCTTAGAAAAGGAGAAACCAGAAAATGCTACCCAAAACCCGGACCCAGACCAGGATGAAACTGCAGCTAAAGAAGCCAAACATAAAGGGGAGAAGAGGAAAGCAGATCCAG GATGGTTTGATATCgatgacaataaaaacacaaacgtCTATGTATCAG GCCTGCCTCCTGACATCAGCAGTGAGGAGTTTGCTGAGTTGATGTCCAAGTGCGGCATTGTTATGCGGGACCCCATTACAGAAGAGTACAAGGTCAAACTCTACAAGGACAAAGAGGGAAATCTGAAGGGAGATGGCCTCTGCTGCTATCTCAAG AAGGAGTCAGTGGCATTGGCTCTGCGTCTTATTGACGAGTCAGAGGTCCGAGGTTACAGACTCCACGTGGAAGCAGCACGGTTTGAGCTAAAGGGCCAGTATGATGCcagcaaaaagaagaagaagaacaaagaTTATAAGAAGAagatgcagcagcaacagaa ACAGTTGGACTGGAGGCCAGAGAAGCAAGGAGAAGTGAGGAAGAGACATGAAAAAGTTGTCATCATTAGGAACATGTTCCACCCCAGTGACTTTGAG GAAGACCCACTGGAGCTGAATGAGTATCGCGAGGATCTGCGGTCAGAGTGTGAGAAGTTTGGGGGGGTCAAGAAGGTCATCCTCTTCGAT AGACACCCAGACGGCGTGGCATCAGTCGCATTTAAGGAGCCTGAGCAAGCTGATGCATGCATTCAGTCGTTTAATGGTCGCTGGTTTGGAGGAAGGCAGCTGACTGCTGAGCTTTGGGATGGAACGACAGACTATCAG GTGGAAGAGACAACACGTGAGCGGGAGGAGCGACTGAAGGGTTGGTCTACTTTCCTGGATGGAGGCAATCAGGGCCAGCAGAACAACACCTCCAagccagcagagggcagcacCACCACTACAGAACCCACAGAACCCTCCAGCACCACGGAGCCTGAACAGCATCCAAAAACAGAACcacagaaacaggaagaggaaagggAAGCAGactctacagacagcagcctggCAGGAAGTGATGATGAGGAAGCCTAG